ACGGCCAGCACTTCATCGCAAATCAAAATCTCCGGCTCCAGATGCGCCGCCACCGCGAACGCCAGCCGCACATACATCCCGCTCGAATACCGCTTCACTGGCGTCTCCAAAAATTTCTCGATCTCGGAGAACGCCACGATTTCGTCAAACTTGCGTTTGATCTCCACCTTGCTCATCCCGAGGATGGCGCCGTTGAGAAAAATATTTTCCCGGCCCGTCAACTCCGGGTGAAAGCCTGTACCCACTTCAAGCAGGCTCGCCACCCGCCCCTTGAGCGTGATGCGTCCCGACGTCGGCTCGGTGATCCGGCTTAGGACTTTCAGCAATGTGGATTTGCCCGCGCCGTTGCGGCCAATGAATCCCACCACTTCTCCCTGCTTGATCTCAAACGAAACGTCCTTAAGCGCCCAAAAATCTTCCGTGCCTTTTTTCTTCGGCTCGCCGCTGCCATTCCCTTTGAACCATTTCGCCGGGTTCAACCAGCCTTCCATGCGATGGCGCAAGTCATCCTTGGGATCGCGCTTCCCCCCGATCGCATATTTTTTCGAGACGTTCTCGACTTTGATGACCGCGTCACTCATGACTAAGATTTAAAATGATTTTTCGCTCAGATCACGTCCGCAAATGACTTTTCCGTCTTGCGAAAATACCAGATGCCGGATGCCAGCAGCAGCGTGATCACCACAATCGCGAACACGAAGCTGGGCCAGTAAAAATAATTCCCGTTGCCAAGAATGCACCAGCGAAACCCGTCAATCACCCCCGCCATCGGATTCAACGAATACACGATCCGCCATTTCGGCCCCAATCTCTCAGTGACCGTGCTGCTCAAATAAGCTACCGGCGTAACATAAAGCCCAAACTGAACCAGGAACGGCACGATCACGCGAAAATCGCGATACTCCACCATCAGTGCCGCAATCCAAATTCCCGCCCCCAGCGATGCCGCCACCGCCATCAAAACAAAAAACGGCAGGAACACGATATTCGCGCTCGGCACGAAATGATACCACAGCATCAGCACGACCAGGAACGTGGACGACACCGCAAAATCCACAAAGCTGGTGATCACGCTGCTCGCCGGTACGATCAACCGCGGGAAATAAATCTTCGAGATCAAATTGGAGTTCGCCACCAGACTGCTGCCACTCTCCGACAACGCCGTTGAGAAAAACTGCCACGGCAGCGTGCCGCAAAGCACCATCAGCGCATAAGGCACGCCACCCGATGGCATGTGCCCCACCGCGCCAAACACCACCGTCAGCACTGCCACCGTCAGCAACGGGCGGATCACCGACCACGCCACGCCCACCACCGTCTGCTTGTAACGGACGAGCAAGTCGCGCCACGCTAGGAAATAAAACAGTTCGCGGTAGCGCCACAAATCGCGCCAGTAATGCCGCTCCGCCCGTCCCGCTTCTAAAACAAGTTCCTGCATATCAAATCTATATATCGGCAAAGACTACCCTATCGTTAAGCCAAATCAAACCGCATCCCGTTCCGCCGGAATATTTCACATCGCGCTTCATTGAAAATTCGCCTCGTCCGGATGTCGCGTCGGATGAAAAATCAGCTTCGCGTAAAAATACGCGATGCTTTCGCTGATGGTTTCGCGCACCCCTTCGCTCGACCGCCACCAATGCGCCCGGTCATATTCATCATCCACGAGGCACACCACCCCCACACTCACACTGTCGCCCATCGCCTCTTGGAACAACATCCGCGACCGCCGCGCGTGTGCGCCCAGGGTCAACACATCAATGCTCGTGGGTTTCAAATGATTTGCGTCCAGCCAATTTCTCACCGCCAGCGCCGAGTGATAAGTGCGGTCCCTTTCCGTCAACGGCCCCGGCACACACGCCAGAGAATTCGTATCAAACCCGATATGCTGAAGTTCCTCCGCCGCCAGCAAGGCATACGTTACATTGTGTTCGTAACTCCACTGCCCCTTCGCCTGCCCGCCGCTCGTGATGATTTTTTTGTAATGGCCGATCTTGAATTCGTTCGTCGAATCATCAATCGCGTAAGCCGGCATCCACCCTTCGACCACCAAATAATCCCCGCGCAACGGCGCATTGAGACTCAAAAACGGCTGGATCCATCCCTTGAATCCCAGCGCCCCGACAACCAACACCATCAGCACGACCAACCGGGCCGGCCACGAAAGCCTCCAGCCCGTCCGGCGAACCAACATTCCAAAGAAACGCCGCTCATGGGTTGAATCAGGCATGAATTTAAACAATGCCGCGATTCACTTGCGTTGCGACAGCGGCTGCAAGCCGTTCGCCGCGATAAAATTCACCGCGCCGTTTTGGCCCTGCGCCATCGCCCACTGGCATTGCATCGAAAATTTCCCGTTCTTGAGCCCATGCAATAAAATCCGGATCCACTGCGCCAGACTGATCCGCCGATGCCGCAACCCCGTCAACAGATAAGCCAGGATGTCCTGCGAAAAACGATGCCCCTGGATCAGCCGCACGAAATACGGTTGATTGAGCCGCTGCGCAAAAATCAAATGCGTGATGCTCAACTCGGGAAAAATCCCGAAACCTTTTCCACACGCCGCCGCCGCCCACGAAAATAAATCGTCTCCTCCGCTAAAGAGAAGTTTCCCGCGCCGATCCAAAACTTCCTGCGCATTCAATCGCCGGACCAGCTCCGGATAATAGTCAGCCGTTTGCCGCGTCACACACAAGCCCGCGCCCCACGGATAACACGCCGAGTCCTTGGGATTATTGCTCCAAAGCTCCGTTGAGACAGTTCGCAACGCCAGCATGGATAATTTTGGAACCAATTCCGGCGGCGGCGGCGTCTCAAATTCCGGCTCCAATCTCCCCGCGCCAAACGCCCCCAGATGCGGGCATCGCGCCGCGATCCCGACCGCGCGCTCCAAAAATTCCGGCCCGAGAATATTATCGTCGTCAATGAACAGCAGCAATTCACCCTTCGCTTCGCGGATGCCGCGCAACCGCGCCGGCGTAAGTCCAAGCTGATCTTCACGGACGTGGCGGGCATTCGGCTGCCACGTCATGTCCCACGCTTCCGACAGATTTTTCTCCGAATGATTGTCCACCAGCAGCAGCTCCCATCGCTCGCGTGGAAGCGTCTGCGCCTGGAGCGCGCTCATCACCCGCTCCAGCGAATACTGCCGCGGATTGTGCGTGCAAATGATTACCGACAAGGAAATCGCCATAGCAACCGATCACTGCGAAAATTCTGCGAACTCAATCGCAACTTTATTTTGCCAGCTTGAAACACGTCTTGTCCCAGAAACGGTACGCTGAAATCTTGATTTGCGGCACCAGTGCATGCGCCCGCTTCGCCACGCTCCAGCCGAACAATTTTTGCACGATCGCATACCGCCGGTTCCACAACCGCGGTTCCGTCAAGGTTCCGCCTAGCGCATTCACCATCTTTTCCGTTTCGCGAAACAAGTCCGGCCGGTTGGGCAAAAAATAAAACGACCACGTCCGCAAATAATCCACCGCCGTCGCCCGCGTCGCGTCGCTCTCTTCCACCGCGAAAAAATATTGCAGATGCAACCGCATGGACAACATCAGCGATTCCATTTTTTTATTCGATTCGCCGACCACGCTCATGCTGCCCGAACCCGAACTGCGATAATAGGATTTTGCTTCCGGCACGAATTTTACCGCGTCGCTCAACGCCACGATCCGAGTGAAATATTCCCCGTCGTCGTCAAAATTAAGCCGCGTATCCCACGGTCCCGCCTGTTGCGTGAGTTCGCGGCTGACCAGCCACACGATCGGCGGCAGATAAAGACATGGCCCCATTTTTAACTTTAGCCATTCAAGCGGACTCAAATCGTTCCAAAAATCATTAGGACTGAACTTGGCTTTGTTCGCGCGGTAAAAAAACATACCCCAGCTCGACGAAAAAATCGTCCGCGGACTCGTGTTCTCTTCGGCCGCCTTCATCTGGCTCGCGATTTTATCCGGCGCGAGCAGATCGTCCGCGTCCAGCCATTGAATATACTCGCCCTGCGAAACCGCGAACGCCTTGTTCCGCGCCGCCGAGCCGCCCTGGTTGGTTTGCGCGACGAGCTTGACGCCTTGCGAAATAAATTGCCGCGCCACATCCGCCGTCCGGTCCGTCGAACCATCATCCACCACGATCACTTCAATGTTCGGCCAGGTCTGCGCCAGCGCCGAACGAATCGTTTCGGCCAGCCATTTCTCCGCGTTATACGCGGGTATCAATATGGAAACAAGCGGCGGCATTTTAATTTTGTAAAACCTGCTGATAAACTTTCTCGGTCAATTTCCCAATCCGTTCCCAGGAATAACGCTCGGCGGCGTATTCGCGGATGCGCGCGCGATGACTTTCCGGGTCGCGCATAAAATCGCTGGCGAGGTATTCCTCCAAAGCCTGCGTGAGACCCGCCGCGTCATTCGTCTGGCAAACCACGCCGGCGTTCGCCGCTTCCACGTCTTCACGCAATGAGCCGACATCCGTGACGGCCACCGGAAGACCAAAGCGATACGTCAGAAACAAAGCACCGCTCTGAAAAATCTCGCGGTACGGCAACACCATCACGTCAGCGGCCTTCAAATAAATCTCCACGTCCTCGTCGGGCACATGCCGCAAATCGGTGCGAACATTTTTTTTCAAACTGCACTGCTCGATCAGCCCTTCGATTTTTTCCCAATAATCGCGGCATTCTTTTACCCGGCCAACGATGACTAATTTGAACGTCTTTCCTTTTTTAGCCAGCGCCCCGCAAGCTTCGACCAGCGTCTCAATTCCCTTATACGGCGTGATCAATCCGAAAAATAAGATCACCGGTTCGTCCTGCGGCAATTCGAGTTTCGTCCGTGCCGCTTCGCGCGTCAAATTCGTGTCCGGCACGCAGGTCATGACGCCGTGCGGGATGACCGAGATGCGCGACTCGGGCACGCCAAAAATTTTTACCAGTTGCTCCTTCATTTTACCGGTGTGAACGATCAGATGATTCACGTTCCGGTAAAAGAAACGCAGGGACGCATGCCGAAGCCACGTCGAAGTCCCGTCACGCGCATCCGCGTCCACGTTGTGCGCGGTGAAAATAATTTTCTTTCCGAGCAGTTTGTAATAAAGCAACAGCAGCGTGCGATCGAAAAGCACCAGCTTGTACGGCCACTGGATATGGAACAACTTCGAGTCGGTCGTCGCGGCGTAACGGATCATTTTCCAATAGACGCCCGCGACCTTCAGCAATTTTCGCAGCTTGGAAATCCTGGGATCCGATCCGCCTTGGAAATTTCTAAAATTGACCCGCGCATTGCCGGCCAATGCGGGCTCCAATTCATCCCCTCCGATCACGTCAAGCGCTATGTTCTGATTGACCAAACCCTGGATCAGGCCGGTCTCATAGTGCGGCGCGCCCCCGGTCGTAAGCGTGATTTTCATTCTGCCCATTGCTTGAAAAACCGGCGCTCAACCGCCTTGATTGAATATCACCACCACGGCGCCGCCCGGAATCAGGGATTTATTTTCGACCACTTTGAAGGCCGATTCGATCATCGTCAGAATTTTTCCCTCGGCATTGGCGTCGTGCAACCGGACCATGATCACGCCGCCGGGTTTCAGATGCGTGAGGTAGCGTTCCAGCATGGCCACGATTTTCGGCGCCGGAATATAATAAATGGATTCGCGAAAAAGGATGACGTCGTATTTTTCGCCGGGAGTGAAATCGAAAATATCCGAGCGCAAATAATTATTGCGACCGGCCCGCTGTAATGCGGTGCTGCGCTGCCGGGCTTTTTCCAAAGCCACTTCGGAAATATCCACGCCGAGATATTTCTGATAGGTGCTGTCGGCCAGTTCACAGCCCGTATTGCCCGAGCCGCAACCCAAATCCAAAAGGTTTCCGTTGCGGCAGTATTTCTCGATGAAACCATAGATCGGATCGTCCGAAGTGTTCTCGATGAAATCCCATCGGCCGGAAGCGAACTCCGCGTCCCACAATTTTTGTTTCTGCCGGGCGCTTCCCCATTTCTGGACGCGTCCGCGAATGACTGAATGAATGCGGGTTTTGACTTTCGCGATGAGACTCATGGATGGAACCTCTCAGATCAGCAGGCCAAAGCCACGCCTAAAAGTGCGTGGCCGTGCCAGCGGAACGTGATGAAACTCGGGTGGTCGCGCGCGGCGGACAAGCCGGGTTAATTGAGCAAGTGCAAATTTGTCGGCGCGGGTGGCCGGCTGGGCGGTTGCGGGTTGCTGCCGACGGCTCCCGAAGGCGTGCTGTTAAAGACAAAGCGATAACCGGCGGGCAGATTGGTCACTACCGCCGCGCTGGGATTGAAAGGATCAATCGGAGGCCACGCGAGACTGCCAAACCAGCTCGGCTTCGAAGTCAAATACATTGACGGAGGAATCGTATGATCGGCAACCGACGGGTTCCAAACAATCGAGTTGTCGGCCACGTCATAATTGCCGTGACGGAACTGAAGCTGGGAACCGAGCATGGATCCCGCCGCTGGTGAACCGCCAATGGTGTAAACGCCCATCCAGTAAATCGCGTTGGGGGGATATGCATTCGGCACAAATTGAACATTGAATTCGTAATTCTTGTGGAAGCCCGCCGTTCCAAACACGCATCCGACAAAATTTTGGTAAAAATTGGTTCCCTGCACGGACACCGCGTAAGTGTAGCTCTGTTTGCCCGGCTCATAACCAATCATGCGCTCGCGGAAATGAGTGTTGTGGCTGGAAGAACCGTGAATGTAATCATGGCCGATTTGCGTTCCATAATTTCCCTCGAACAGATTCATCGTAGGATGCGCGCCATGCGTGGTTTCACAACCTTCCGCGAGGTTGATGCCCGGGTAGATCATGTTGGTCATGTAATTATATCCAAAAACGTTTCCCGAGCAGCCCTGATCGAGCAACAGCGGCGAAGTGATGGCGTTGAAAATATTGTTTTCCACCAAACTATCGGAAGTGCCGTAAGCGATGTTGACGCCGTAGGAAACCGAACCGCCACCGCTGGCGACGTCGTGAAAATAGGAATCGCGGATTTCGAGATGCGAACAAACCAGCGTGCCAACCGCGGCATATTGGGAGTGAGTCGTCTCCACATTTTTAAGCCAGCAGTTCAAACAATTTTGAAACAGGATCGTGTTCGGGAAAGTGCCGCCGACCGCCGCGTTGTCAATGGTCATGTTCTCCAGGCCGCACATCTGGAGCGGATTGGGCGACCAAGTGGCTTGGGGCGCTAACGAAGCGCTCCAGTTGGTCATGTAAATCGGCGGGTCAATCGTAAGCGTCTTGCCGTTGATCGCCGTCACGCGCACGGTCTGGACCTGATTGCGGATCAGTTCGGGATGGTTCACCGGGTCGCTGCCGCCGCGGCAAAAATTAACCTGCGTGCTTTCCACTCCGACCGGGTCAACAAAAGTGAATGTCGAACTGCTCGTGGCGTCCTGCTGGTCCAAAACCAGCAGCGTGCCGACAGCGAGACTGGCCGGCACGTTATCGAGCGTGATGCTGGTGCTCCCCTGCGCATAGCCGCCCGTCCAGTTGGCTACGAAGCTATTGTTGGGACCGGTGGAATAATTCGCCGGTAAAAATGAAATGGTTCCGAAGGGTTGTGCGCAATTATGGAAACGGATGATCGTCTGCCCGGGACCGGCTCCGCGCAGCACCATGCCATTGCCCTGGCCCAATGGAGAGAAACTCGATTTGCCGATGATGAGTGACGCCGTCAAATCATAAGTTCCGGGCGATAAGACCACCGCCGAATTACTCGGGCAGGTCAGGAGCGCCGCCTGGATTTTGGCCGCCGAGGCGTTCGTATCCAGAGTGATCCAAATGTTCGTCACGTTGGGGATGCCTCCGAGGACACCGGGACGGTTCGCCTGCCAGTTCACTACGGAACCCGCGGGAAAAATAGTGGCGAGCGCGCTGCCGGCCACGAAGACCGACAGGAACATCACTGAAAAATATCGTAATTTTTGCATTAGCCTAAAAAAGGAAAAAATCTTCATACGTCGAGACTCGTTAGCAGGTTCGTTGCCGCAATGTTTTCGGGCACACCATACGAAACATTTGACCATCTGACAAGGAACCTATCTCGTCAGAAAAATCCTCCCTTTGCACTGTCCAAATATCCTACATGACTGCCTCAAAAATACACAAACTCAGAAAGCCGGATTGGAAGGTTCGGCCTCGAAAGTCTCTTCGGTGGATTCATTTTCCAGTTCTTCATCCGCGTATTCGTAAAGCGGAGTGTTATACGTGGGATAGTCAATCGCCACCAGCAGGAACGCCATCCAAATGACACTTTGCCGGCCGAAATGGGCCTCAGTGATATTATAAATGATGTTGATCACGATAAAGATCAAGCGGATGTCGTCCACGCTTCCGCCTTCGATCGCTTTCTTTGAAAGCCGGCGGAAGCACGTGAACAGCAGCACGATCAGCAGCGCCAGGCCGATCAAACCGCCGTCCACGTAAGTCTCAAGATATCCATTGTGCGCCTCGGTCAGATGAAAGAAGAAACCGTCCGAAACGAAGTCCACCCGGCTGCCCATCCAGAAAGAATAAAACCCGACGCCAATCAGCGGATTGATTTTGATCTGCAAAACGCGGTCCCAAATCTCGGTGCGCCCGGTAAAGGTCGCGTCGCGCCCCAGCATGCTTAAAATCACTGTGCCAAACTTGAAGTTGACCTCCAGCCAGACCAGCAGCAACGTGCCGGCACAGAGGAAAATCGCGTAGCGCGCCACCATCAATCTCAGCCCCGGGTTGCGCATCATCAAAAAAAGGATTATCCCCATGATCGTGCATACCAGCGACGTTGAACTGCGTGCCTCATGCAACAGCCAGAAACTCGTCAGCAGCAATAGCGCAAAAATCAGCGGATACCGTTTGTCTTCGCGTTCCTCACCGTCACGCACGGCGAAATAATTCCACACCAGGAACACGGTGAAAACGATCAGGGAGCCGCCCAGTTCATTTTTATCGCGGGTCACCCCGCCGTACGAATATTGCCACGTCATCGGATTATAATAACGCCCGATGTCCGCGTAATATTTGATGAACAAAACCGACAGCGGCATCAGGATGTAAGCCGTCCGCACAAATAATTTTCTGATCGCCAGCGTCTGGTTTTCTTCTGTCAGCACCACCATGACCATGACGACGTTGCCGAAATCTTTGATCCATCTTTTGAAGGAGACGAATGGCGCATCTGACCACACCGCGCTCACGGCGAAATAAATGAAGAACAGCATCAGCCATTTGTTTTTGCGGAACAGCGTGCCCCAGGAAAAACCGCGCTTGGTCAGGATCATGACGCCAAGAATTTCCAGCACCAAAAAAACATTTCGGTTCAGGGCGTTTCCTTCGCTGATGTCGTCTATGGACACATAATCTTGCCCCGGGTTGAACCACATCGAAATTGGCCGTGAACCCAGGATCAAAACCCATAGCGTCGGAACCCACAGCGTCTTGGACACGCCTTCGGTGGAGCGATGATCTCGCACCAGCAGCCAGGCGATGAAACCGAGCGTCAGGATGAGGGCTACTTGTTGCATGACGACAAAGCAAAGTCTAACGCAAAACTGGCGATGCCGCCCCGTCAATCATCTGCCGCTGCAATAACTCCATGGTCAGCACGCGATGGATCTCGGTGGTATAGTTGGCATTCCCCTTCACGTGGCCATTGACCATTTTTTCCACGAATTTGCCGTTTAAATAACCGCGATTGCGCGCGCGCGCATCCAGCAGCACTTGTTTGAGATAATCTCCAAACCGGTCGCGATACCAGACGCGAAAGTGATGAAACTTGTGGCGTCCGAGAAAAAGTTTTTCAAAATGCAGCGGCGCAAAAACGTGATCCGCCTTTGCGAGCCATTGCGGCATGCCGTAGTCGTAGGCGTATTCGGCTTTGAACGTGAACTCCTGGAATTGATGGCGCAGTTGCGTCAACCCCGGAATCGCATCCAGGCGGCTGGCGCGGTCCGTGCCGATTTGTTTTAACACCGGTTTCGCGCCTGCGATCATGCGGAATGGCACATCGTACGTTTGCATTTCCGGCGACGCCTGAAAAGCCAGCGCGACCAAATCATTATCGAAATAAGGCGAGCGGATGGTGATTTGCGAACGCTCGGATTGCAGCCGCGAATAGAGAT
The DNA window shown above is from Verrucomicrobiia bacterium and carries:
- a CDS encoding ABC transporter permease, translating into MQELVLEAGRAERHYWRDLWRYRELFYFLAWRDLLVRYKQTVVGVAWSVIRPLLTVAVLTVVFGAVGHMPSGGVPYALMVLCGTLPWQFFSTALSESGSSLVANSNLISKIYFPRLIVPASSVITSFVDFAVSSTFLVVLMLWYHFVPSANIVFLPFFVLMAVAASLGAGIWIAALMVEYRDFRVIVPFLVQFGLYVTPVAYLSSTVTERLGPKWRIVYSLNPMAGVIDGFRWCILGNGNYFYWPSFVFAIVVITLLLASGIWYFRKTEKSFADVI
- a CDS encoding ElyC/SanA/YdcF family protein translates to MPDSTHERRFFGMLVRRTGWRLSWPARLVVLMVLVVGALGFKGWIQPFLSLNAPLRGDYLVVEGWMPAYAIDDSTNEFKIGHYKKIITSGGQAKGQWSYEHNVTYALLAAEELQHIGFDTNSLACVPGPLTERDRTYHSALAVRNWLDANHLKPTSIDVLTLGAHARRSRMLFQEAMGDSVSVGVVCLVDDEYDRAHWWRSSEGVRETISESIAYFYAKLIFHPTRHPDEANFQ
- a CDS encoding glycosyltransferase; the encoded protein is MAISLSVIICTHNPRQYSLERVMSALQAQTLPRERWELLLVDNHSEKNLSEAWDMTWQPNARHVREDQLGLTPARLRGIREAKGELLLFIDDDNILGPEFLERAVGIAARCPHLGAFGAGRLEPEFETPPPPELVPKLSMLALRTVSTELWSNNPKDSACYPWGAGLCVTRQTADYYPELVRRLNAQEVLDRRGKLLFSGGDDLFSWAAAACGKGFGIFPELSITHLIFAQRLNQPYFVRLIQGHRFSQDILAYLLTGLRHRRISLAQWIRILLHGLKNGKFSMQCQWAMAQGQNGAVNFIAANGLQPLSQRK
- a CDS encoding glycosyltransferase family A protein, translated to MPPLVSILIPAYNAEKWLAETIRSALAQTWPNIEVIVVDDGSTDRTADVARQFISQGVKLVAQTNQGGSAARNKAFAVSQGEYIQWLDADDLLAPDKIASQMKAAEENTSPRTIFSSSWGMFFYRANKAKFSPNDFWNDLSPLEWLKLKMGPCLYLPPIVWLVSRELTQQAGPWDTRLNFDDDGEYFTRIVALSDAVKFVPEAKSYYRSSGSGSMSVVGESNKKMESLMLSMRLHLQYFFAVEESDATRATAVDYLRTWSFYFLPNRPDLFRETEKMVNALGGTLTEPRLWNRRYAIVQKLFGWSVAKRAHALVPQIKISAYRFWDKTCFKLAK
- a CDS encoding glycosyltransferase family 4 protein; this encodes MKITLTTGGAPHYETGLIQGLVNQNIALDVIGGDELEPALAGNARVNFRNFQGGSDPRISKLRKLLKVAGVYWKMIRYAATTDSKLFHIQWPYKLVLFDRTLLLLYYKLLGKKIIFTAHNVDADARDGTSTWLRHASLRFFYRNVNHLIVHTGKMKEQLVKIFGVPESRISVIPHGVMTCVPDTNLTREAARTKLELPQDEPVILFFGLITPYKGIETLVEACGALAKKGKTFKLVIVGRVKECRDYWEKIEGLIEQCSLKKNVRTDLRHVPDEDVEIYLKAADVMVLPYREIFQSGALFLTYRFGLPVAVTDVGSLREDVEAANAGVVCQTNDAAGLTQALEEYLASDFMRDPESHRARIREYAAERYSWERIGKLTEKVYQQVLQN
- a CDS encoding class I SAM-dependent methyltransferase; the encoded protein is MSLIAKVKTRIHSVIRGRVQKWGSARQKQKLWDAEFASGRWDFIENTSDDPIYGFIEKYCRNGNLLDLGCGSGNTGCELADSTYQKYLGVDISEVALEKARQRSTALQRAGRNNYLRSDIFDFTPGEKYDVILFRESIYYIPAPKIVAMLERYLTHLKPGGVIMVRLHDANAEGKILTMIESAFKVVENKSLIPGGAVVVIFNQGG
- a CDS encoding right-handed parallel beta-helix repeat-containing protein — translated: MQKLRYFSVMFLSVFVAGSALATIFPAGSVVNWQANRPGVLGGIPNVTNIWITLDTNASAAKIQAALLTCPSNSAVVLSPGTYDLTASLIIGKSSFSPLGQGNGMVLRGAGPGQTIIRFHNCAQPFGTISFLPANYSTGPNNSFVANWTGGYAQGSTSITLDNVPASLAVGTLLVLDQQDATSSSTFTFVDPVGVESTQVNFCRGGSDPVNHPELIRNQVQTVRVTAINGKTLTIDPPIYMTNWSASLAPQATWSPNPLQMCGLENMTIDNAAVGGTFPNTILFQNCLNCWLKNVETTHSQYAAVGTLVCSHLEIRDSYFHDVASGGGSVSYGVNIAYGTSDSLVENNIFNAITSPLLLDQGCSGNVFGYNYMTNMIYPGINLAEGCETTHGAHPTMNLFEGNYGTQIGHDYIHGSSSHNTHFRERMIGYEPGKQSYTYAVSVQGTNFYQNFVGCVFGTAGFHKNYEFNVQFVPNAYPPNAIYWMGVYTIGGSPAAGSMLGSQLQFRHGNYDVADNSIVWNPSVADHTIPPSMYLTSKPSWFGSLAWPPIDPFNPSAAVVTNLPAGYRFVFNSTPSGAVGSNPQPPSRPPAPTNLHLLN
- a CDS encoding O-antigen ligase family protein; protein product: MQQVALILTLGFIAWLLVRDHRSTEGVSKTLWVPTLWVLILGSRPISMWFNPGQDYVSIDDISEGNALNRNVFLVLEILGVMILTKRGFSWGTLFRKNKWLMLFFIYFAVSAVWSDAPFVSFKRWIKDFGNVVMVMVVLTEENQTLAIRKLFVRTAYILMPLSVLFIKYYADIGRYYNPMTWQYSYGGVTRDKNELGGSLIVFTVFLVWNYFAVRDGEEREDKRYPLIFALLLLTSFWLLHEARSSTSLVCTIMGIILFLMMRNPGLRLMVARYAIFLCAGTLLLVWLEVNFKFGTVILSMLGRDATFTGRTEIWDRVLQIKINPLIGVGFYSFWMGSRVDFVSDGFFFHLTEAHNGYLETYVDGGLIGLALLIVLLFTCFRRLSKKAIEGGSVDDIRLIFIVINIIYNITEAHFGRQSVIWMAFLLVAIDYPTYNTPLYEYADEELENESTEETFEAEPSNPAF